In Streptomyces durocortorensis, a genomic segment contains:
- a CDS encoding TadE/TadG family type IV pilus assembly protein, translating to MAMEYLGFLPLLLLVALLAIQLGLAAYAANQAGTAARAGARTAASYDAYGTGEAAARNAVSDWVRKGDGFRYSEGGGSDVTATVSIRIPSIVPGLDDWRAERSSTMPRE from the coding sequence GTGGCCATGGAGTACCTGGGCTTCCTCCCGCTGCTCCTCCTCGTCGCCCTGCTCGCCATCCAGCTCGGCCTGGCCGCGTACGCCGCCAACCAGGCGGGCACGGCGGCCCGCGCCGGAGCCCGTACGGCGGCCAGCTACGACGCCTACGGCACCGGGGAGGCCGCGGCCCGCAACGCGGTCAGCGACTGGGTGCGGAAGGGCGACGGCTTCCGCTACAGCGAGGGCGGCGGCAGCGACGTGACCGCGACGGTCAGCATCCGCATCCCCTCCATCGTCCCGGGGCTGGACGACTGGCGGGCGGAGCGCAGCTCGACGATGCCCCGCGAGTAG
- a CDS encoding TadE family protein: MTTTTTTVDADSGIRGSRGRRGTWAARWDDRGQTAVEFLGMTPFIILIMLVLWECALIGYTFSLAGNAADVGARKGSGAEFAQGAACDAGAREDLPDAWSSTVEVTCGPNGDLYEAKVRLKVPVLVPGLFDLDTHITGEAGSAREN; this comes from the coding sequence ATGACCACCACCACGACGACAGTGGACGCGGACAGCGGCATACGAGGGAGCCGGGGGCGGCGGGGGACCTGGGCGGCCCGGTGGGATGACCGGGGGCAGACCGCCGTCGAGTTCCTGGGCATGACCCCCTTCATCATCCTGATCATGCTCGTGCTCTGGGAGTGCGCCCTGATCGGCTACACGTTCAGCCTCGCGGGCAACGCGGCGGACGTGGGCGCGCGCAAGGGGAGCGGTGCCGAGTTCGCGCAGGGGGCCGCCTGCGATGCGGGCGCGAGGGAGGACCTGCCCGACGCCTGGTCGAGCACGGTCGAGGTGACATGCGGCCCGAACGGCGACCTGTACGAGGCGAAGGTGCGGCTGAAGGTGCCGGTGCTGGTGCCCGGCCTGTTCGATCTCGACACCCACATCACCGGCGAGGCCGGATCGGCGAGGGAGAACTGA
- the cpaB gene encoding Flp pilus assembly protein CpaB, protein MNSRQRRGVILLLLSVLCAFAAFAGVLSVISDVNSKVGPEVTAYQLKTSVAPYTALNSGQFEKIKMPKRWLSENAVTDLREVESKIAVTELREGSLLQSDMMVRKPELRAGEQEIAIMIDASTGVAGKITPGATVNVYATFAGEQQGDPAQSKVIVANAKVLDVGKLTALEPGADDRRTRATEAVPITFALNTLDTQRIAYAESFAEHVRLALVAPGSDGTIRPGDRTYTLDKDK, encoded by the coding sequence ATGAACTCCCGCCAGCGCCGCGGCGTGATACTCCTGCTCCTGTCGGTCCTGTGCGCCTTCGCGGCCTTCGCCGGCGTGCTCTCGGTGATCAGCGACGTCAACTCGAAGGTCGGCCCCGAGGTGACCGCGTACCAGCTGAAAACCAGCGTGGCTCCGTACACGGCCCTGAACAGCGGCCAGTTCGAGAAGATCAAGATGCCCAAGCGCTGGCTCTCGGAGAACGCCGTGACCGATCTGCGGGAGGTCGAGTCGAAGATCGCGGTCACCGAGCTCCGCGAAGGCTCCCTCCTCCAGTCGGACATGATGGTGCGCAAGCCCGAACTGAGGGCCGGTGAACAGGAGATCGCCATCATGATCGACGCCTCCACCGGCGTCGCGGGCAAGATCACTCCGGGCGCCACGGTCAACGTCTACGCCACGTTCGCTGGTGAACAGCAGGGCGACCCCGCCCAGTCCAAGGTCATCGTGGCCAACGCCAAGGTGCTGGACGTCGGCAAGCTCACCGCTCTGGAGCCGGGCGCGGACGACCGGCGGACGCGGGCCACCGAGGCCGTGCCGATCACCTTCGCCCTGAACACCCTGGACACCCAGCGCATCGCCTACGCCGAGTCCTTCGCGGAGCACGTGCGCCTCGCGCTCGTCGCCCCCGGTAGCGACGGCACCATCCGTCCCGGCGACCGCACCTACACGCTCGACAAGGACAAGTGA
- a CDS encoding class I SAM-dependent methyltransferase, whose product MTQQTMDPVRQEEFAGRMGQVLNDACLGYLCSLGHRTRLFDVMAELPPSTSERIAEASGLNERYVREWLGGVTVGGIVVYDPADRTYRLPPEHAASLCRAAGPDNLASFLQDLALIGLVEDEVVTAFRKGGGVPYSSYPRFQELQAEETARVYDAALVDTIIPLVPGLPERLGSGDGLDVLDIGTGQGHAVNLLARAFPASRFRGVDMSEGGIAAARAEAERLGLRNSRFDLADAATVTGPYDLITAFDVIHDLARPAEALAAVAGALRDDGVFLMGDIAASSRLEENLDHPLGPTLYTFSVFYCMTVSLGEGGAGLGTVWGRETALKMLAEAGFGDVEVREVEDDVLNVYYVARKGS is encoded by the coding sequence ATGACCCAGCAGACGATGGACCCCGTCAGGCAGGAGGAGTTCGCGGGCCGGATGGGGCAGGTGCTCAACGATGCCTGCCTGGGGTATCTGTGCAGCCTCGGGCACCGTACGCGGCTGTTCGACGTGATGGCGGAGCTGCCGCCGTCGACCAGTGAGCGGATCGCCGAGGCCTCGGGGCTGAACGAACGCTATGTACGGGAGTGGCTGGGCGGGGTGACCGTGGGCGGGATCGTCGTGTACGACCCGGCGGACCGTACGTACCGGCTGCCGCCCGAGCACGCCGCTTCCCTGTGCCGGGCCGCCGGGCCCGACAATCTGGCGTCCTTCCTCCAGGATCTCGCGCTGATCGGGCTCGTCGAGGACGAGGTGGTCACGGCGTTCCGGAAGGGGGGCGGGGTGCCGTACTCCTCGTATCCGAGGTTCCAGGAGCTCCAGGCCGAGGAGACGGCACGGGTGTACGACGCCGCCCTGGTCGACACGATCATTCCGCTGGTGCCCGGGCTGCCGGAGCGGCTGGGCTCGGGCGACGGTCTGGACGTGCTCGACATCGGTACGGGCCAGGGGCACGCCGTCAATCTCCTGGCGCGGGCGTTCCCGGCCAGCAGGTTCCGCGGGGTGGACATGTCGGAGGGCGGTATCGCGGCGGCCCGGGCCGAGGCGGAGCGGCTGGGACTGCGGAACTCACGGTTCGACCTGGCGGACGCGGCGACGGTGACCGGCCCGTACGACCTGATCACCGCCTTCGACGTGATCCACGACCTGGCCCGTCCGGCCGAGGCGCTGGCGGCCGTCGCCGGTGCGCTGCGGGATGACGGGGTGTTCCTGATGGGGGACATCGCCGCCTCCAGCAGGCTGGAGGAGAACCTCGACCACCCCTTGGGCCCCACCCTCTACACCTTCTCGGTCTTCTACTGCATGACCGTCTCGCTGGGCGAGGGCGGCGCCGGCCTGGGGACCGTATGGGGCAGGGAGACCGCGCTGAAGATGCTGGCGGAGGCGGGCTTCGGCGATGTCGAGGTACGCGAGGTGGAGGACGATGTCCTCAACGTCTACTACGTGGCACGCAAGGGGAGTTGA
- a CDS encoding PIN domain-containing protein: MREAGRLPSLNRNPFDRILVAQAQIEGMTIATRDKWIPRYDHAVMAV, translated from the coding sequence GTGCGGGAAGCGGGGCGGCTGCCCTCTCTGAACCGCAACCCGTTCGACCGGATACTGGTCGCCCAGGCGCAGATCGAGGGAATGACCATCGCCACCCGGGACAAGTGGATCCCGCGGTACGACCACGCGGTCATGGCCGTCTGA
- a CDS encoding AAA family ATPase, producing MTTRILPAVGDLDAARSVTTLLSQLPDAEPATPVGDSTQLIDTLARLAGEALDELPEVVLVHERIGPVPALELIREVSLRFPSVGVVMITADASPGLFAAAMDSGARGLVTLPLSYEELANRVQAAAQWSTGVRRHLSSGNDVFTGPGGTVVTVTGAKGGVGTTVTAIQLALAAQASGNSVALVDMDLQTGDIASFLDVQFRRSLVDLALITDISPRVLSDAVFSHSTGLALLLAPGEGERGEEVTDRSARQIVSALRSRYEIVVIDCGGQMNGANAAAIEMADVALLVTTPDVVAVRGAKRIVRMWERLQIRKAEETVTLVNRFTRNTEIQPPLIQKITGTRVASAAVPANFKELQACVDAGRLHELDAKSTVKQALWGLAGELGIVKENATTKKAGSALAKRNSGTFKNDRGSIGRPLRRWGGPADSEGTR from the coding sequence ATGACCACCAGGATCCTCCCCGCCGTAGGTGACCTCGACGCGGCCCGTTCCGTCACCACGCTGCTCAGCCAGCTGCCCGACGCCGAACCGGCCACCCCCGTCGGCGACTCCACCCAGCTGATCGACACCCTGGCCCGCCTCGCGGGCGAGGCGCTCGACGAGCTGCCCGAGGTGGTGCTCGTCCACGAGCGGATCGGCCCGGTCCCGGCCCTGGAGCTGATCCGGGAGGTGTCCCTGCGGTTCCCCTCCGTCGGCGTCGTCATGATCACGGCCGACGCGAGCCCCGGCCTCTTCGCCGCCGCGATGGACTCCGGTGCGCGCGGCCTGGTCACCCTGCCGCTGAGCTACGAGGAGCTGGCCAACCGGGTGCAGGCGGCCGCCCAGTGGTCGACCGGGGTCCGCCGCCACCTCTCCTCCGGCAACGACGTCTTCACCGGCCCCGGCGGCACGGTGGTCACGGTCACCGGTGCCAAGGGCGGCGTCGGCACGACCGTCACGGCCATCCAACTCGCCCTGGCCGCCCAGGCGTCCGGCAACTCGGTGGCTCTTGTCGACATGGACCTCCAGACCGGGGACATCGCCTCGTTCCTCGACGTCCAGTTCCGGCGCTCCCTGGTCGACCTCGCCCTGATCACCGACATCTCGCCCCGGGTGCTGTCCGACGCCGTGTTCTCCCACTCCACCGGACTCGCCCTGCTGCTCGCCCCCGGCGAGGGCGAACGAGGCGAGGAGGTCACCGACCGCTCGGCCCGCCAGATCGTCAGCGCGCTCCGCTCCCGCTACGAGATCGTCGTCATCGACTGCGGCGGCCAGATGAACGGGGCCAACGCGGCGGCCATCGAGATGGCGGACGTGGCCCTGCTGGTCACGACCCCCGACGTGGTCGCGGTGCGCGGCGCGAAACGCATCGTACGGATGTGGGAACGGCTCCAGATCCGCAAGGCGGAGGAGACCGTCACCCTCGTCAACCGCTTCACCCGCAACACCGAGATCCAGCCGCCCCTGATCCAGAAGATCACCGGCACCCGGGTCGCCTCGGCGGCGGTCCCCGCCAACTTCAAGGAGCTCCAGGCCTGCGTCGACGCCGGACGCCTGCACGAACTGGACGCCAAGAGCACCGTGAAGCAGGCACTCTGGGGGCTGGCCGGGGAATTGGGCATCGTCAAGGAGAACGCGACGACGAAGAAGGCCGGCAGCGCCCTGGCCAAGAGGAACAGCGGCACCTTCAAGAACGACCGCGGCTCGATCGGACGCCCGCTCCGGCGCTGGGGCGGGCCCGCAGACTCCGAGGGGACACGTTGA
- a CDS encoding Nramp family divalent metal transporter — protein sequence MAETSATTETGEPASHPRKSSWKYIGPGIVVAATGVGAGDLVATLIAGSKFGYTLMWAAVIGCVVKISLAEAAGRWHLATGRTLFDGWRSLGPWTTVYFAVYVVVWGFIYGATAMSSSALPIVALFPDGPGLKFWAIVTGLIGLTFVWFNRYAVFEKVMTVLIGIMFVVVVYVAARVVPDVGASFAGLVPALPDGSLLYTLGLIGGVGGTITMAAYGYWVNAKGWSDSSWMKVMRLDNRVAYITTGVFVVAMLIVGAELLHASQIALTSGDRGLVDLGKVLEDRFGAGTAKLFLIGFLATSFSSLIGVWHGVSLMFADFVERFRAPAAPAEEGAGPAVADRRQRSLPFRAYLLWLTFPPMALLWLDEPFGLVIAYGVLGAFFMPFLALTLLWLLNSSRTPREWRNGWLSNGMLALAGLLFVVLCVQQVRDLPW from the coding sequence ATGGCGGAGACAAGCGCAACCACAGAGACAGGGGAGCCGGCCTCCCACCCGCGTAAGTCCAGCTGGAAGTACATCGGCCCGGGGATCGTCGTCGCGGCGACCGGTGTCGGCGCCGGGGACCTGGTCGCGACGCTGATCGCCGGCAGTAAGTTCGGGTACACCCTGATGTGGGCGGCGGTCATCGGCTGTGTCGTCAAGATCTCGCTGGCCGAGGCGGCGGGCCGCTGGCATCTCGCGACCGGCCGCACGCTCTTCGACGGCTGGCGCAGCCTCGGCCCGTGGACCACGGTGTACTTCGCGGTCTACGTCGTCGTCTGGGGCTTCATCTACGGGGCGACGGCCATGTCCTCCAGCGCCCTGCCCATCGTGGCCCTGTTCCCGGACGGGCCGGGGCTGAAGTTCTGGGCGATCGTGACGGGCCTGATCGGGCTGACCTTCGTCTGGTTCAACCGGTACGCCGTCTTCGAGAAGGTCATGACGGTCCTGATCGGCATCATGTTCGTGGTGGTCGTCTATGTGGCCGCCCGTGTCGTGCCGGACGTCGGGGCCTCCTTCGCCGGGCTGGTGCCCGCCCTCCCCGACGGCTCGCTCCTCTACACCCTCGGGCTGATCGGCGGCGTCGGCGGCACGATCACGATGGCGGCGTACGGCTACTGGGTCAACGCCAAGGGATGGAGCGACTCCTCCTGGATGAAGGTGATGCGGCTCGACAACCGGGTCGCCTACATCACCACCGGCGTCTTCGTCGTCGCGATGCTCATCGTGGGCGCGGAGCTGCTGCACGCCTCGCAGATCGCGCTGACCTCGGGCGACCGGGGGCTGGTCGACCTGGGCAAGGTGCTGGAGGACCGGTTCGGCGCGGGCACCGCGAAGCTGTTCCTGATCGGCTTCCTCGCCACCTCGTTCTCCTCGCTGATCGGCGTCTGGCACGGAGTGAGCCTGATGTTCGCCGACTTCGTGGAGCGGTTCCGGGCCCCGGCGGCCCCGGCGGAGGAGGGCGCGGGGCCCGCCGTCGCCGACCGCCGCCAGCGGTCGCTGCCGTTCCGGGCGTACCTGCTCTGGCTGACCTTCCCGCCCATGGCGCTGCTCTGGCTGGACGAGCCGTTCGGCCTGGTCATCGCCTACGGGGTGCTCGGCGCGTTCTTCATGCCGTTCCTCGCCCTGACCCTTCTCTGGCTGCTCAACTCCTCCCGTACGCCGAGGGAATGGCGCAACGGATGGCTCAGTAACGGGATGCTCGCCCTGGCCGGGCTGCTGTTCGTCGTCCTGTGCGTCCAGCAGGTGCGCGACCTGCCCTGGTGA
- a CDS encoding chitinase, with product MERSAGSRRRSRRRHSRPVLSGTMALIAAGALTVTGLVSTAQAADVNNAKNPGFESGLTNWTCTGGSGTVVSSPVRSGTSALKATPAGQDNAKCTQTVAVQPNSTYALGSWVQGSYAYLGVSGTGTTDVSTWTPGSTSWTKLSTSFTTGADTTSVTVYTHGWYGQDAYFVDDFEVTGPDGGGGGEEPPVVPDTPAGLTAGATTTSSVALSWNAAPGATGYKVYRDGVQATTSTGTSATVTGLSADTAYQFSVSATNAAGESAKSAAVSARTAEEGTGPGPGPAVPKHAVTGYWQNFNNGAAVQKLTDVPADYDIIAVSFADALPTPGAVTFNLDTAGLNGYTDAQFRADIKTKQAQGKNVIISIGGELGTVRVENDASATAFADSVYALMQDYGFNGVDIDLENGLNATYMTKALRQLSAKAGSGLVITMAPQTLDMQSTSGEYFKTALNIKDILTVVNMQYYNSGSMLGCDGKVYHQGSVDFLTALACIQLEGGLDPSQVGIGVPASTRGAGSGYVAPSVVNAALDCLTKGTNCGSFKPSRTYPSLRGAMTWSTNWDATAGFAWSKAVGPHVRGLP from the coding sequence GTGGAACGCTCCGCAGGCAGCAGACGCAGAAGCAGAAGGCGTCACTCCCGCCCGGTCCTCAGCGGCACCATGGCCCTCATCGCGGCCGGAGCCCTGACCGTCACCGGACTCGTCAGCACCGCACAGGCCGCCGACGTCAACAACGCCAAGAACCCGGGCTTCGAGTCGGGGCTCACCAACTGGACCTGTACGGGTGGCAGCGGCACCGTCGTCTCCTCCCCCGTACGCAGCGGCACGTCCGCGCTGAAGGCCACCCCGGCCGGCCAGGACAACGCCAAGTGCACGCAGACCGTGGCGGTGCAGCCCAACTCCACGTACGCGCTGGGCTCCTGGGTCCAGGGCAGCTACGCCTACCTCGGCGTGAGCGGCACCGGCACGACGGACGTCTCCACGTGGACCCCGGGCTCCACCAGCTGGACCAAGCTGTCCACCAGTTTCACGACCGGCGCCGACACCACCTCGGTGACCGTTTACACCCACGGCTGGTACGGGCAGGACGCCTACTTCGTCGACGACTTCGAGGTGACGGGACCTGACGGCGGGGGCGGCGGCGAAGAGCCCCCGGTCGTCCCGGACACCCCCGCGGGCCTGACGGCGGGCGCCACCACGACGTCCTCCGTGGCCCTGTCCTGGAACGCGGCCCCCGGCGCCACGGGCTACAAGGTGTACAGGGACGGTGTGCAGGCCACCACCTCCACCGGGACCTCGGCGACCGTCACGGGGCTGTCCGCGGACACCGCGTACCAGTTCTCGGTGAGCGCCACCAACGCGGCCGGCGAGTCGGCCAAGTCCGCGGCCGTCAGCGCCCGTACGGCCGAGGAGGGCACGGGCCCCGGCCCCGGGCCCGCCGTGCCCAAGCACGCGGTGACCGGCTACTGGCAGAACTTCAACAACGGCGCCGCCGTCCAGAAGCTCACCGACGTCCCGGCCGACTACGACATCATCGCGGTCTCCTTCGCGGACGCCCTGCCGACGCCGGGCGCGGTCACCTTCAACCTGGACACGGCCGGGCTGAACGGCTACACCGACGCCCAGTTCCGGGCGGACATCAAGACCAAGCAGGCGCAGGGCAAGAACGTCATCATCTCGATCGGCGGCGAACTGGGCACGGTCCGGGTCGAGAACGACGCCTCCGCCACCGCGTTCGCCGACTCCGTCTACGCGCTCATGCAGGACTACGGCTTCAACGGGGTCGACATCGACCTGGAGAACGGCCTCAACGCCACCTACATGACGAAGGCGCTGCGCCAGCTGTCGGCGAAGGCGGGCAGCGGACTGGTCATCACGATGGCCCCGCAGACGCTCGACATGCAGTCGACGTCGGGTGAGTACTTCAAGACGGCCCTGAACATCAAGGACATCCTGACCGTCGTCAACATGCAGTACTACAACAGCGGTTCGATGCTGGGCTGCGACGGCAAGGTCTACCACCAGGGCTCGGTGGACTTCCTCACCGCGCTCGCCTGCATCCAGCTGGAGGGCGGCCTCGACCCGTCCCAGGTCGGCATCGGTGTCCCCGCCTCCACCCGGGGCGCGGGCAGCGGATACGTCGCCCCGTCGGTCGTGAACGCGGCGCTGGACTGCCTGACCAAGGGCACCAACTGCGGTTCCTTCAAGCCGTCCAGGACCTACCCGTCGCTGCGCGGCGCGATGACCTGGTCGACGAACTGGGACGCGACGGCCGGGTTCGCCTGGTCGAAGGCGGTCGGCCCGCACGTGCGCGGCCTGCCGTAA